In Cutaneotrichosporon cavernicola HIS019 DNA, chromosome: 1, one DNA window encodes the following:
- the RBG1 gene encoding uncharacterized protein (C-terminal region of MMR_HSR1 domain) — MVAMEISPRIRMLIAAICVGLASGSNYGYSGYAPQLASKLSLSSTQINLVGLGGNLGVYLSGPVWGRIIDLYGPRVPLACAAALNFVGYHGARAFYYGTLPVGGDDGPSSLGVTTLAMTLFFTGFGGSAGLAGAMNTVARSFPDRTRASATGSVLAGFGLSAFVFSALGHALYHDEAGGLLLILAWGTMLPNLVGTFVIRPYPPHEDSSDEDHTDDEDLVHQAALLEPGQELPYRSHERRPDVELADEPSPSDPLLPHTPSRADSPGDLQTPSRTPRTRTPGSRKRRGSTASLPPTEIHIGPPALFRETDFLLLFSILAILCGVGLEWINNVGAVTLALARDGWDYDKQKVGAMQASQVATISVFNCAGRILGGAFSDLIKHRFGVRRIWFLPLVALMFIGTEVAVLATTDVDRLWMVSAALGTAYGALFNVLPMLVLEWFGMSHFGQNWGFTSMAPAVGGNMFLTLFGKVYDAHSVRRIGGPELAPASVTRSIGVHRFSRINERSGDSVQALAGATDAHECLVGRECYATAIRVSALACVLALILSVIAGIRRERTAAARGRRVA; from the exons ATGGTCGCCATGGAAATATCTCCGCGGATACGGATGCTGATTGCGGCCATCTGCGTTGGTCTTGCGAG cggTTCAAACTATGGATACTCGG gctACGCGCCCCAGCTCGCCTCCAAACTCAGCCTGAGCAGTACGCAGATCAACCTcgtcgggcttggcggcAACCTCGGCGTCTATCTCTCTGGGCCCGTCTGGGGCCGCATTATCGACCTCTACGGTCCGAGAGTGCCGCTCGCTTGTGCTGCCGCTCTCAACTTTGTTGGGTAtcatggcgcgcgcgcatTCTACTACGGCACACTGCCGGTCGggggcgacgacgggccGTCTTCCCTTGGCGTGACTACGCTCGCGATGACGCTCTTCTTCACGGGGTTCGGGGGGAGTGCTGGGCTCGCAGGAGCGATGAATACCGTCGCCCGCAGTTTTCCGGATaggacgcgcgcgagcgctaCGGGATCGGTGCTCGCTGGCTTTGGGCTCAGTGCTTTT gtcTTCTCTGCGCTAGGCCACGCATTATACCACGACGAGGCaggcggcctcctccttaTCCTGGCGTGGGGCACGATGCtgcccaacctcgtcggcacCTTTGTCATTCGCCCATACCCTCCGCATGAAGACTCGTCCGACGAAGACcacaccgacgacgaggatctCGTGCATCAGGCAGCCCTGCTCGAGCCGGGGCAGGAACTCCCTTACCGGAGTCACGAGCGCAGacccgacgtcgagctggccgaCGAGCCCAGCCCGTCTGATCCGCTCCTTCCGCACACTCCCTCACGGGCAGACTCCCCGGGCGACTTGCAGACGCCTTCGCGTACGCcgcgcacgcgcacgccTGGGTCACGGAAGCGCCGCGGCTCAACAGCGAGTCTGCCGCCAACCGAGATTCATATTGGCCCGCCGGCGCTGTTCCGCGAGACCGACTTCCTGCTGCTGTTCTCGATCCTGGCTATTCTGTGCGGGGTAGGGCTGGAGTGGATCAACAATGTCGGCG ccgtcacgctcgcgctcgcccgaGACGGGTGGGATTACGACAAGCAAAAGGTCGGCGCCATGCAGGCGTCACAGGTCGCGACCATCTCCGTGTTCAACTGCGCTGGCCGTATCCTCGGAGGCGCGTTCAGCGACCTCATCAAACATCGCTTTGGTGTGCGCAGG ATATGGTTCCTCCCGCTCGTGGCGCTAATGTTTATTGGTACCGAGGTGGCAGTGCTGGCGACAACCGATGTGGACCGGCTGTGGATGGTATCCGCAGCGCTTGGCACTGCGTACGGTGCACTCTTCAATGTCCTACCCATGCTGGTCCTCGAGTGGTTTGGGATGT CCCACTTTGGTCAGAATTGGGGCTTTACGAGCATGGCGCCGGCGGTCGGCGGTAACATGTTCCTTACGCTCTTTG GGAAAGTGTACGATGCGCACTCTGTCCGTCGCATAGGTGGACCAGAGCTAGCGCCTGCGTCGGTAACTAGGAGCATCGGTGTTCATCGGTTTAGCCGTATAAACGAGCGCTCAGGAGATTCCGTCCAGGCTCTTGCCGGCGCAACCGATGCCCACGAATGCCTCGTGGGCCGCGAATGTTACGCCACCGCTATTCGCGTCAGCGCGTTGGCATGTGTGTTGGCTCTCATACTGAGTGTGATTGCGGGGATCCGACGCGAGCGTACGGCTGCGGCGCGCGGGAGGCGTGTGGCATGA